Proteins encoded in a region of the Pelmatolapia mariae isolate MD_Pm_ZW linkage group LG16_19, Pm_UMD_F_2, whole genome shotgun sequence genome:
- the LOC134646402 gene encoding BTB/POZ domain-containing protein 6-B-like produces MPTADCRLLHHGRIMRCLTYLLLLPETLKKSKKVTKLPGRLPLCYEILTLSLSSKKKQQEKEKKMAAELYPANNTNNTNLANGTTVADAEKTKELQVCQASGSSAGGVGSAATTPTTQQNINNNNVDPPSWQCSHPTLRERNALMFNNELMADVHFIVGPLGASQKLPAHKYVLAVGSSVFCAMFYSDLAEEESEIHIPDVEPAAFLILLKYLYSDEIDLEADTVLATLYAAKKYIVPALAKACVTFLETSLEAKNACVLLSQSRLFEEPELTQRCWEVIDAQAELALCSEGFCEIDLQTLDIILRRETLNTKEVVVFEAVMNWATAECKRQGLGPTTRNKREVLGKALFLVRIPTMSLDEFANGAAQSDILTLEETHNVFLWYTAAKKPQLDFPLNPRKGLAPQKCHRFQSSAYRSNQWRYRGRCDSIQFAVDKRIFIAGLGLYGSSGGKAEYSVKIELKRQGVILAQNLTKFVSDGSSSTFPVWFEHPVQVEQDAFYTVSAVLDGNELSYFGQEGMTEVQCGKVTFQFQCSSDSTNGTGVQGGQIPELVFYA; encoded by the exons ATGCCAACGGCAGACTGCAGGTTGCTCCATCATGGCCGGATCATGAGGTGTTTGACTTATTTGCTGCTACTTccagaaacactgaaaaagtcCAAGAAGGTAACCAAGCTGCCGGGCCGGCTGCCGCTATGTTATGAGATCCTGACTCTGTCCCTGTCGAGCAagaaaaagcagcaggagaaggagaagaagatggCTGCGGAGTTGTACCCCGCTAACAACACCAACAACACCAACCTGGCCAACGGCACTACGGTGGCTGACGCGgagaagaccaaggagctgcAGGTGTGCCAGGCCAGCGGGAGCAGCGCCGGCGGCGTTGGGAGCGCGGCGACCACTCCGACCACCCAgcaaaacatcaacaacaacaacgtaGACCCACCCAGCTGGCAGTGCAGCCACCCCACGCTCCGAGAGAG GAACGCCTTGATGTTTAACAATGAGCTGATGGCTGATGTCCACTTCATTGTTGGGCCCTTGGGGGCCTCGCAGAAGCTTCCCGCACACAAG TACGTGCTGGCCGTGGGAAGCTCCGTCTTCTGTGCCATGTTTTACAGCGATCTGGCGGAGGAGGAGTCTGAGATCCATATCCCAGATGTGGAACCTGCTGCTTTTCTAATTCTGCTGAA GTACTTGTACAGCGATGAGATCGACCTGGAGGCAGACACGGTGCTGGCCACCCTGTATGCTGCCAAAAAGTACATCGTCCCTGCACTGGCCAAGGCCTGCGTCACCTTCCTGGAGACCAGCCTGGAGGCCAAGAATGCCTGCGTGCTGCTCTCTCAGAGCCGCCTGTTTGAGGAGCCCGAGCTGACGCAGCGCTGCTGGGAGGTAATCGACGCCCAGGCCGAGCTCGCGCTGTGCTCGGAGGGCTTCTGTGAGATAGACCTGCAGACGCTGGACATCATCTTGCGGCGGGAGACCCTCAACACCAAAGAAGTGGTGGTGTTTGAGGCGGTCATGAACTGGGCCACGGCAGAATGCAAGAGACAGGGTTTGGGGCCCACCACTCGCAACAAAAGAGAGGTCCTGGGTAAGGCGCTGTTCTTGGTGCGCATCCCCACCATGAGCCTGGACGAATTTGCAAACGGTGCTGCGCAGTCGGACATCCTGACACTGGAGGAGACGCACAATGTCTTCCTGTGGTACACTGCAGCTAAAAAGCCCCAACTAGACTTCCCTCTGAATCCCAGGAAGGGCTTGGCTCCTCAGAAGTGCCACCGCTTCCAGTCCTCGGCCTACCGGAGCAACCAGTGGCGCTACCGCGGCCGGTGCGACAGCATCCAGTTTGCTGTGGACAAGCGGATCTTTATTGCCGGTTTGGGCCTGTACGGGTCGAGCGGCGGCAAAGCCGAGTACAGCGTCAAAATCGAGCTTAAGAGACAGGGGGTGATCCTGGCGCAGAACCTGACAAAGTTTGTGTCGGACGGCTCGAGCAGCACGTTCCCGGTGTGGTTCGAGCATCCCGTTCAGGTGGAGCAGGACGCGTTCTACAC